Proteins encoded in a region of the Flavobacteriales bacterium TMED191 genome:
- the lpxK gene encoding tetraacyldisaccharide 4'-kinase, translating into MTWWQFVLFPIALIYXLITRFRNHLYNIKYKDSIKFEVNVISVGNLEVGGTGKSPLIDFLIQYFLSKNKEIATLSRGYGRKTRGFRLGKSSDTAATLGDEPMIYQKKYEKKISVAVAESRAIGIPCLLNYNNNIDVILLDDAYQHRSVEPSLSILLSTYKRPFYDDFLMPTGRLREARRGITRADIICFTKAPIDISNQEQDQMIAKTRRYHSNAPIFFTSVGYSPLTSFGIEDAKQKVIGLAGIADNQAFKSHLELNFDIIEFYEFADHHDYKTNEIDKIVEILVYHDAMLVTTEKDFVKLQNFKNLIEKSCFYLPIKIKFIGKQPAFLKLVEDTFKNHSKN; encoded by the coding sequence ATGACTTGGTGGCAATTTGTTTTATTTCCTATCGCGTTAATATACGANCTTATCACAAGATTTCGAAATCATTTATATAACATTAAATATAAAGATTCAATAAAATTTGAAGTAAATGTTATTAGTGTTGGAAATCTTGAGGTAGGAGGAACTGGAAAGTCACCTTTGATTGATTTTTTGATTCAATATTTTCTAAGTAAAAATAAGGAAATTGCTACATTGAGTAGGGGTTATGGTAGAAAAACACGTGGATTTAGGTTAGGGAAGTCTTCTGATACAGCTGCGACTTTGGGTGATGAGCCAATGATCTATCAAAAAAAATATGAAAAAAAAATTTCAGTAGCTGTAGCAGAATCCCGTGCTATTGGTATTCCTTGTCTCTTGAATTACAATAATAATATTGATGTGATTTTACTTGATGATGCTTATCAACACCGATCAGTCGAGCCTAGTTTGTCTATTCTACTTTCAACTTATAAACGTCCTTTTTATGATGATTTTTTGATGCCAACGGGACGTTTGAGAGAAGCTCGAAGGGGTATAACTCGAGCTGATATTATCTGCTTCACAAAAGCTCCTATAGATATTAGCAATCAAGAGCAAGACCAAATGATCGCTAAAACACGAAGGTACCATTCGAACGCACCCATCTTTTTTACCTCGGTAGGTTATTCACCTCTTACATCTTTTGGAATTGAAGATGCTAAACAAAAAGTCATAGGTTTGGCAGGAATAGCAGACAATCAGGCATTCAAATCACATTTAGAATTAAATTTCGACATAATTGAGTTTTATGAATTTGCCGATCATCATGATTATAAGACAAATGAAATCGACAAAATTGTTGAGATTTTGGTTTACCATGATGCCATGCTCGTGACAACTGAAAAAGATTTTGTTAAACTGCAAAATTTTAAAAATTTAATAGAAAAAAGTTGTTTTTATTTGCCCATTAAAATTAAATTCATTGGTAAGCAACCAGCATTTTTAAAATTAGTCGAAGACACCTTCAAAAATCACTCAAAGAATTAA